In Desulfobulbus oralis, one DNA window encodes the following:
- a CDS encoding polysaccharide biosynthesis protein: protein MNKQKDILISSMQRWHFWAILFVDIILLIAAHFLAYVIRFDFNYHIQHHNFITYIPLIIVIKIPIFYLAGLYRGMWRYTSFDDILHICFASILSTTVLVGSVFFYNRFDGLSRSVFLLDLILTFLFISLFRAAIRFLYQKTNFVSFRNRTIKNIDKNKERILLIGAGDEAEKIIRETESNSNLPYKVVGLLGDEPTLVGYKLHGKPIVGLIKDLKEQALLTHAQKILITSVGQDAQRIRTIVRLCQETALPYKILPGFSELVHGKLSVRSIREVDYKDLLGRQEIHMEYAQIGAYLTGKTILITGAGGSIGSELCRQILRFSPGKLVLFDAGEENLYKIQMELRHEHQGVPAAAVLGKVQDRRLLEHVFSTYQPQVVFHAAAYKHVPLVERNPWQAVYNNIFGSQLVMEAAILYGVERFVLVSTDKAVRPTNVMGASKRVTELLMQVYNPQCWQNTCLTAGWRAAAPKQHQTLFMGVRFGNVLGSSGSVIPLFKRQIERGGPVTVTHPEVTRYFMSVDEAAQLILQAGSMGEGGEIFILKMGQPIKIAEMARELILLCGKDPDTEIEIAYVGLRAGEKLYEELITEGEGIVDTEHSKIMVLKSDIQPSCRQLHSQLQTLVHLANQHDSRGIKSALHEIVPEYTADYASC, encoded by the coding sequence TTGAACAAGCAAAAAGATATACTGATATCATCAATGCAAAGGTGGCATTTCTGGGCCATCCTTTTTGTTGATATTATTTTATTGATTGCTGCGCATTTCCTTGCCTACGTTATACGTTTTGATTTTAATTATCATATTCAGCACCATAACTTTATAACATATATTCCTTTGATTATAGTTATAAAAATACCTATTTTCTATCTGGCTGGATTGTACAGAGGAATGTGGCGCTACACAAGCTTTGATGATATTTTACATATATGCTTTGCTTCAATTCTGTCAACCACTGTGCTTGTAGGCAGTGTTTTCTTTTACAACCGCTTCGATGGACTGTCTCGATCTGTTTTTCTGCTTGATCTGATCTTGACTTTCCTCTTCATCTCTTTGTTTCGTGCGGCCATTCGCTTCCTCTACCAAAAAACCAATTTTGTCAGTTTTCGGAATAGAACTATTAAGAATATAGATAAAAACAAGGAACGGATTCTCCTTATTGGCGCCGGTGACGAGGCAGAAAAAATAATCAGGGAAACCGAATCCAACTCCAATCTGCCGTACAAAGTGGTTGGCCTGCTGGGCGACGAGCCAACACTTGTTGGCTATAAATTACATGGCAAGCCAATTGTGGGCCTGATCAAGGATCTGAAAGAACAGGCACTACTCACCCATGCCCAGAAAATTCTTATCACCTCGGTGGGGCAAGATGCCCAGCGGATCCGCACGATTGTCCGCCTATGTCAGGAGACGGCTTTGCCTTATAAAATTTTGCCAGGATTTAGTGAGCTTGTTCATGGCAAACTGTCGGTACGCAGTATTCGCGAGGTTGACTATAAAGACCTCCTGGGCAGACAGGAAATACACATGGAATATGCACAGATCGGCGCCTATCTAACCGGGAAAACCATTCTGATTACCGGGGCGGGTGGATCCATAGGCTCGGAACTGTGCCGACAGATTCTGCGCTTTTCGCCAGGCAAACTAGTGCTTTTTGACGCAGGCGAAGAAAACCTGTACAAGATACAGATGGAGTTGCGCCACGAGCACCAGGGTGTGCCGGCGGCGGCTGTGCTGGGCAAGGTGCAGGATCGCCGCCTTTTGGAGCATGTTTTTAGCACATACCAGCCTCAGGTGGTCTTTCACGCCGCTGCCTACAAGCATGTGCCGCTGGTGGAACGAAACCCCTGGCAGGCAGTCTATAACAATATATTCGGCAGCCAACTGGTCATGGAGGCTGCCATCTTATATGGCGTGGAGCGTTTCGTTCTCGTCTCAACTGACAAGGCGGTTCGGCCAACCAATGTCATGGGCGCCTCCAAACGGGTGACGGAGCTGCTCATGCAGGTGTACAATCCTCAGTGCTGGCAAAATACCTGCCTGACCGCCGGCTGGCGTGCGGCCGCGCCCAAACAACACCAGACTCTGTTCATGGGAGTGCGTTTCGGCAATGTGCTGGGTTCATCCGGTTCGGTTATCCCCCTGTTTAAACGCCAAATCGAGCGGGGCGGACCGGTAACCGTCACTCACCCGGAGGTTACCCGCTATTTCATGTCGGTTGACGAGGCAGCGCAGCTCATTCTGCAGGCGGGCTCTATGGGCGAGGGGGGGGAGATTTTCATCTTGAAAATGGGCCAGCCCATAAAGATTGCCGAAATGGCCAGAGAACTCATCCTCCTGTGCGGCAAGGATCCGGATACAGAAATCGAGATTGCCTATGTCGGTTTGCGGGCAGGAGAAAAACTGTACGAAGAGCTGATTACTGAAGGCGAAGGTATTGTGGATACAGAGCACAGCAAAATTATGGTGCTGAAAAGTGACATTCAGCCTTCCTGCCGGCAATTGCACAGTCAACTGCAAACCTTGGTCCATCTAGCCAATCAACATGATAGTCGTGGTATAAAAAGCGCGCTGCATGAAATCGTACCGGAGTACACGGCAGACTATGCCAGTTGTTGA
- a CDS encoding DUF6077 domain-containing protein, whose product MMLRIGELVLKCMLIVSLFFIIPYIVGCLPVIRWKWQKPGVASAIVFGTVLLWGIFLLIALPCTLWWGKFKGLLVLVAMAWGLCAAASLMLLKQELLAPLRALVQRMRQPALLPIMVLACMLVMTAVPVFLEHQDADDATYVALVTGVVQTDTLYGHSPYTGASLDQDGARRPWRVGWQRILAPFPLLVACYAKMSGLHPAIMSHTVLPGVLIPLAFMVYSLLARTFFPDPEDHWIFLLIMCTALAFGGFSAWSTGSFLLLRIWQGKALLAAIFLPLLFLLLVQEQAQGLRGEHWCALTAVTMAAVMTTIMTSVFVPLLLAAFCLWQIWRTRRFGQSLILALAGSPAMAQGIAYHILK is encoded by the coding sequence ATGATGCTGCGAATCGGTGAGCTGGTCCTGAAGTGTATGCTCATTGTCTCGCTCTTTTTTATTATACCCTACATTGTGGGTTGCCTGCCGGTCATACGCTGGAAATGGCAGAAACCGGGCGTGGCGTCCGCCATTGTCTTTGGCACTGTTCTGCTCTGGGGCATCTTTCTGCTGATCGCTCTGCCCTGTACGCTCTGGTGGGGCAAATTCAAGGGCCTGCTTGTTTTGGTTGCGATGGCCTGGGGGCTCTGCGCGGCTGCCTCCCTGATGCTGCTGAAGCAGGAGCTTTTGGCCCCGCTGCGCGCTTTGGTCCAGCGCATGCGTCAGCCAGCCCTCTTGCCCATCATGGTACTGGCCTGCATGCTCGTCATGACCGCCGTTCCGGTGTTCCTGGAGCACCAGGATGCGGATGACGCCACCTATGTGGCCCTGGTAACTGGTGTCGTGCAGACCGATACCCTTTATGGCCACAGTCCCTATACAGGAGCCAGCCTTGATCAGGATGGCGCCAGGAGACCATGGCGAGTTGGCTGGCAGCGGATTCTCGCCCCTTTTCCCCTGCTGGTCGCCTGCTATGCCAAGATGTCGGGCCTCCATCCCGCCATCATGAGCCATACCGTTCTTCCAGGCGTGCTGATTCCTCTGGCCTTCATGGTCTACTCTTTGCTCGCGCGGACTTTCTTTCCCGATCCGGAAGATCACTGGATTTTTCTGCTGATTATGTGTACGGCCCTGGCCTTTGGCGGCTTTTCCGCATGGTCTACCGGCTCTTTCCTGCTTTTGCGCATTTGGCAGGGCAAGGCCCTGCTGGCTGCCATTTTCCTGCCCCTCCTGTTTCTCCTGCTGGTGCAGGAACAAGCGCAGGGTTTGCGGGGAGAGCATTGGTGCGCACTCACGGCAGTGACAATGGCTGCAGTCATGACCACCATCATGACGTCGGTTTTTGTGCCCTTGTTACTGGCTGCCTTCTGTTTATGGCAAATTTGGCGAACAAGGCGCTTTGGCCAAAGCCTGATCCTGGCTCTTGCAGGAAGCCCTGCTATGGCGCAAGGCATAGCCTACCATATCCTCAAATAA
- the rsmA gene encoding 16S rRNA (adenine(1518)-N(6)/adenine(1519)-N(6))-dimethyltransferase RsmA gives MPTPIPARTCTEMNRFATKRLLEARGLAPHKRLGQNFLVDENLPLRIVAAAGLSAQERVMEVGVGLGALTRPLAAAVHEVVGIEADSGIIRLHEEQGDLPQNVQLVHADILKVDLASFCRPGERLKIVANLPYAISTPFLFRIMAQRACLHSAVLMLQRELALRLAARPGNKDYGAPTVLLAACADVEPLFAVPPSAFHPRPKVDSLILRLRFFPEPERLEALGAFDRPLFTRIVRTTFARRRKTLANALLPLAADRAELCAWLAAADIAATARAETLSLADYVRLCRIMQA, from the coding sequence ATGCCGACGCCTATTCCCGCGCGCACCTGCACTGAAATGAACCGCTTTGCAACAAAACGCCTCCTGGAGGCCCGGGGACTTGCGCCCCACAAGCGACTGGGCCAGAATTTTCTGGTGGACGAGAACCTGCCCCTCCGCATCGTGGCTGCGGCAGGTCTTTCGGCGCAGGAGCGCGTCATGGAAGTGGGCGTGGGGCTGGGGGCCCTGACCAGACCCCTGGCCGCTGCAGTGCACGAGGTCGTGGGCATCGAGGCGGACAGCGGCATCATACGCCTGCACGAGGAACAAGGCGATCTGCCGCAAAACGTGCAGCTCGTGCACGCCGATATCCTCAAGGTGGATTTGGCCAGCTTCTGCAGGCCCGGTGAGCGCCTGAAAATCGTGGCGAACCTGCCTTACGCCATTTCCACCCCCTTCCTGTTCCGGATTATGGCACAGCGGGCCTGCCTGCACTCGGCAGTGCTGATGCTGCAAAGGGAGCTGGCGCTGCGCCTGGCTGCCCGGCCCGGCAACAAGGACTACGGCGCGCCTACGGTTTTGCTGGCCGCCTGCGCCGATGTGGAGCCGCTTTTTGCCGTACCGCCCTCTGCCTTTCACCCGCGGCCCAAGGTGGATTCCCTGATTTTACGCCTTCGCTTTTTTCCGGAACCTGAGCGGCTCGAAGCCTTGGGTGCCTTTGACCGGCCACTTTTCACCCGCATCGTGCGGACGACCTTTGCCCGGCGCAGAAAGACCCTGGCCAATGCCCTGCTGCCGCTGGCCGCCGACCGGGCAGAACTCTGCGCCTGGCTTGCGGCGGCGGATATCGCGGCCACAGCCCGGGCCGAAACGCTCTCGCTTGCCGACTACGTGCGCCTGTGCCGGATCATGCAGGCATGA
- the tsaD gene encoding tRNA (adenosine(37)-N6)-threonylcarbamoyltransferase complex transferase subunit TsaD: MLVLAIESSCDDTAAAVVEADRRRVLANRISSQHDIHRPFGGIVPELASRRHIEMIQPVVAAALQDAGLTLDDIQLLAATQGPGLVGSLLVGFTFAKAVALARHLPCVGVNHLAGHLLACLLEPLAPDFPYTALLVSGGNTALFRVEGPAAFVCMGRTLDDAAGEAFDKVAKMLGLGYPGGPLIARLAEHGDPTAFNFPRAWLDKERFTFSFSGLKTAVRNVLPANGRPDAAAIPDICASFQAAVSEVLVEKSLLAARENGHKRVVLGGGVAANQHLRVQLAKRCREEGLSLFLPSPIFCTDNAAMIAMAGFYAFQAGEISGPDADAYSRAHLH; this comes from the coding sequence ATGCTCGTCCTTGCCATAGAAAGCTCCTGCGATGACACGGCAGCCGCCGTGGTGGAGGCGGACAGGCGCCGCGTGCTCGCCAACCGCATCAGCAGCCAGCACGATATCCACAGGCCCTTTGGCGGCATTGTGCCCGAACTGGCCTCCCGGCGTCATATCGAAATGATACAGCCGGTGGTGGCCGCCGCCCTGCAGGATGCCGGCCTCACCCTTGACGACATCCAGCTGCTGGCCGCCACCCAGGGGCCGGGACTGGTGGGTTCGCTCCTGGTGGGCTTCACCTTTGCCAAGGCTGTCGCGCTGGCCAGGCATTTGCCCTGCGTGGGCGTCAACCATCTGGCCGGGCATCTGCTGGCCTGTCTCCTGGAGCCCCTGGCCCCGGACTTTCCCTACACCGCTCTTCTGGTGTCCGGCGGCAACACGGCGCTTTTCCGGGTAGAGGGACCTGCGGCTTTTGTCTGCATGGGCCGCACGCTGGACGACGCTGCGGGCGAGGCCTTTGACAAGGTGGCCAAAATGCTGGGTCTGGGCTATCCCGGAGGGCCGCTTATCGCCAGACTCGCTGAACACGGCGACCCGACGGCCTTCAACTTCCCCCGCGCCTGGCTGGACAAGGAGCGATTTACCTTCAGCTTCAGCGGCCTCAAGACTGCGGTCAGGAATGTTCTGCCTGCAAATGGGCGGCCGGATGCGGCCGCAATTCCGGACATCTGCGCCTCTTTTCAGGCTGCAGTGAGCGAGGTGCTGGTCGAAAAGAGCCTCCTCGCGGCACGGGAAAACGGGCATAAGCGGGTGGTTCTGGGCGGCGGCGTGGCAGCCAACCAGCATCTGCGGGTGCAACTCGCGAAACGCTGCCGGGAAGAGGGCCTGTCGCTCTTTCTGCCTTCGCCCATCTTCTGCACCGACAACGCCGCCATGATTGCCATGGCAGGCTTTTATGCCTTTCAGGCGGGCGAGATCAGCGGGCCGGATGCCGACGCCTATTCCCGCGCGCACCTGCACTGA
- a CDS encoding amino acid ABC transporter permease — protein MPELSPFYHELFAALNRGLWMSVALIVPAACGGVAIGLLAGSCRACGPRWLRKLGDFYAALFRGTPLVVQLFVLYYGLPDLYMHLEEPLRAFSPRLADRLKTLMYLSPYQAAVIGFMLCSGAYQSEYVRGAFLSIKKGQYLGALALGFGAWQTLFYIILPQAFRRALHGCGNEIIYLIKYSSLAYIVTCMELTGEGKTIATEHFRFTEVFMAIALYYLALVSMAMLLLKKLEQRLAIPGFGNS, from the coding sequence ATGCCGGAACTTTCGCCCTTTTATCACGAACTCTTTGCCGCGCTGAACCGGGGCCTCTGGATGAGCGTGGCCCTGATCGTGCCTGCGGCCTGCGGCGGGGTGGCCATTGGCCTGCTGGCGGGCAGTTGCCGGGCCTGCGGCCCCAGATGGCTGCGCAAGCTGGGCGATTTTTATGCGGCGCTCTTCCGCGGCACGCCGCTTGTGGTGCAGCTCTTTGTGCTGTACTACGGTCTGCCCGACCTGTACATGCACCTGGAAGAGCCGCTCAGGGCCTTCAGTCCCCGGCTTGCGGACCGCCTCAAGACACTGATGTATCTGTCGCCCTATCAGGCGGCGGTGATTGGCTTCATGCTCTGCAGCGGCGCGTATCAGAGCGAATATGTGCGCGGCGCCTTTCTCTCCATCAAGAAGGGGCAATACCTGGGGGCGCTGGCCCTGGGTTTCGGCGCCTGGCAGACACTGTTCTACATCATCCTGCCGCAGGCATTCCGCCGCGCACTGCACGGCTGCGGCAATGAAATCATCTATCTGATCAAGTATTCCTCGCTGGCCTATATCGTGACCTGCATGGAACTGACCGGCGAGGGCAAGACCATTGCCACGGAGCATTTCCGCTTTACCGAGGTCTTCATGGCCATTGCCCTGTACTATCTCGCGCTGGTCAGCATGGCCATGCTGCTCCTGAAAAAGCTGGAGCAGCGACTGGCCATTCCCGGATTCGGAAACTCCTGA
- a CDS encoding amino acid ABC transporter ATP-binding protein has translation MSTPVLEVKNLGKSFAGQRILKGVSLSLNPGEIKILIGASGGGKSTLLQCINCLVQPDEGEIRLEGRPVDLRDKKSLYRLRQQVGMIFQDFNLFDHLNALANITTPLRKVQKLNKKEAEARARSELEQVGLADKADLYPAQLSGGQKQRVAIARALAMDPRVLLLDEPTSALDPELIGEVIAVIKELAAQGMTMLMATHQMGLIATLADELLYMEAGQIVEQGEPALLLAAGSDSRARAFCNHLGEVG, from the coding sequence ATGAGCACGCCTGTTCTCGAAGTGAAAAACCTCGGCAAATCCTTTGCGGGCCAGCGTATCTTGAAGGGCGTCAGCCTGAGCCTGAATCCGGGTGAAATCAAGATACTGATCGGCGCTTCCGGCGGTGGCAAGAGCACGCTTCTGCAGTGCATCAACTGTCTGGTGCAGCCGGACGAAGGCGAAATCCGGCTGGAAGGCCGGCCGGTTGACCTGCGCGACAAAAAGAGCCTGTACCGCCTGCGGCAGCAGGTGGGCATGATTTTTCAGGATTTCAACCTGTTCGACCATCTGAACGCGCTCGCGAACATCACGACTCCGCTCAGAAAGGTGCAGAAGCTGAACAAAAAGGAGGCCGAGGCCCGGGCCCGCTCCGAGCTGGAGCAGGTCGGGCTGGCCGACAAGGCCGATCTCTATCCGGCGCAGCTCTCCGGCGGACAGAAGCAGCGGGTAGCCATTGCCCGGGCGCTGGCCATGGACCCCAGGGTCCTGCTGCTGGACGAGCCCACAAGTGCGCTCGATCCGGAGCTGATTGGCGAGGTGATCGCGGTCATCAAGGAGCTGGCCGCCCAGGGCATGACCATGCTCATGGCCACCCATCAGATGGGCCTGATCGCCACATTGGCGGACGAACTGCTCTACATGGAGGCAGGGCAAATCGTGGAACAGGGGGAGCCCGCGCTACTTTTGGCCGCCGGCTCGGACAGCCGGGCCCGGGCCTTCTGCAACCATCTGGGCGAAGTGGGCTGA
- a CDS encoding amino acid ABC transporter permease, giving the protein MESQLDTVLTALPYLLAGTVNTALIVIAAMAIGLCIGVPAAAGLVYGPQGLRQALSAYLWFFRGVPVLTLLFLFYFGLFPLLHLQIPALAAVAVVLGLTTGAYQANIFRGAILSLPRGQFRAASALGMSNQAVIRSIILPQALRLAIPAWSNEYSIILKDSALAFVIGAPEIMARTQFVASRTYQHLPLYLAAGLLYFLLTWVGVAALRRLERRVRIPGYSGEARP; this is encoded by the coding sequence ATGGAAAGCCAGCTCGACACCGTACTGACCGCCCTGCCCTATCTGCTCGCAGGCACGGTGAACACCGCCCTCATCGTGATTGCCGCCATGGCTATCGGCCTCTGCATCGGCGTGCCCGCCGCCGCAGGCCTGGTCTATGGGCCGCAGGGGCTGCGCCAGGCGCTTTCGGCCTACCTCTGGTTCTTCCGCGGCGTACCGGTGCTGACACTGCTCTTTCTCTTTTATTTCGGCCTCTTTCCCCTGCTGCACCTGCAAATTCCGGCTCTTGCCGCCGTGGCCGTGGTGCTTGGGCTGACCACCGGCGCCTACCAGGCCAATATCTTCCGGGGCGCAATACTCTCGCTCCCGCGCGGTCAATTCCGGGCCGCGAGCGCGCTCGGCATGAGCAACCAGGCGGTCATCCGCAGCATCATCCTGCCGCAGGCGCTCAGGCTGGCCATTCCGGCCTGGTCCAACGAATATTCGATCATTCTCAAAGATTCGGCCCTGGCCTTTGTCATCGGCGCGCCGGAAATCATGGCCCGTACCCAGTTTGTGGCCTCGCGCACCTACCAGCACCTGCCCCTCTATCTGGCCGCCGGGCTGCTGTATTTCCTTCTGACCTGGGTCGGGGTCGCAGCGCTCAGGCGACTGGAGCGCCGGGTGCGCATTCCCGGCTATTCTGGGGAAGCCCGACCATGA
- a CDS encoding ABC transporter substrate-binding protein: protein MRKLLLLVLCALYFAASPVLAAGKQKLINGIDANFPPFAFIDKSGQPSGFDVEAMNWIAKDLGMEVTHMPIEWDGIVTSLVTKKIDIIASGMTINKERARQVAFTEPYWVVKLVMVAKKDSKLTVNEVFTGRKTLGVQQGTPEAKWLKEEAAAKGYNVSIRYYSSSPLAVEDLLNGRIDAATMDDAPANDAAGKKPIRILGTFGMPEEDFGYAVRKEDTELLAKVNASLKKLMASPEWQKLIEKYELNK, encoded by the coding sequence ATGCGAAAACTGCTCCTGCTCGTCCTCTGCGCCCTGTACTTTGCCGCCAGCCCGGTTCTTGCCGCCGGAAAGCAAAAACTCATCAACGGCATTGACGCCAACTTCCCGCCCTTTGCCTTCATCGACAAGAGCGGTCAGCCCAGCGGCTTTGACGTGGAGGCCATGAACTGGATCGCCAAAGACCTCGGCATGGAAGTCACCCACATGCCCATCGAGTGGGATGGCATTGTCACCAGCCTGGTCACCAAAAAAATCGACATCATCGCCTCGGGCATGACCATCAACAAGGAACGGGCCAGGCAGGTTGCCTTCACGGAGCCCTACTGGGTGGTCAAGCTGGTCATGGTGGCAAAAAAGGACAGCAAACTCACGGTGAACGAGGTCTTCACCGGCAGGAAGACCCTGGGTGTGCAGCAGGGCACTCCGGAGGCCAAATGGTTGAAGGAAGAGGCAGCGGCCAAGGGCTACAATGTGAGCATCCGCTACTACAGCTCCTCGCCGCTCGCGGTGGAGGACCTGCTGAACGGCCGCATCGACGCGGCGACCATGGATGACGCACCTGCCAACGACGCTGCCGGCAAGAAGCCAATCAGGATCCTGGGCACCTTCGGCATGCCTGAAGAGGACTTTGGCTATGCGGTCAGGAAGGAAGATACCGAGCTGCTGGCCAAGGTCAACGCCAGCCTGAAGAAGCTCATGGCCTCGCCGGAATGGCAGAAGCTGATCGAGAAATACGAACTGAACAAATAA
- a CDS encoding ABC-F family ATP-binding cassette domain-containing protein, which produces MAALLQVQALGKAFGAQELFRELRFGIEPGDRIGLIGPNGSGKSTLLRILAGLETPDSGDIVLQKGLGIGYLAQSDRFDDSQSLYAALETAGRGLHLGEAELHIRIHTLLSRAEFTDSSQRVAALSGGLRKRLALCRALLSRPELLILDEPTNHLDIAGILWLEQLLTANWPDSPQACLVVSHDRRFLENTVNRVIELDRVYPHGLFANRGGYADFVEKRRELLESRRVLEERLANAMRRETEWLRRGPKARATKAKYRIDAANRLQEELTGLQTRNRAQGQAGIHFEGTDRKTRKLLAAHGLAKAFERPLFSGLNLLLTPGLKLGLAGNNGCGKSTLMRILAASAEERPELLPDSGTIRLADNVRIVSFDQKREQLDQSQTLRRALAPEGDSVVYQGRSLHVAGWARRFLFRADQLETPVARLSGGEQARILLARLMLRPADILLLDEPTNDLDIPSLNVLEESLAEFPGALVLVTHDRLLLDRLCSVVLGFDGQGQCAYFADCGQWLDWLRDRSAQSAAAKTAQPAGRRPDPPKKQARPGRLSYLEQREYEQMEANILSTEAELEALQSRMQEPDIMADAQKLAEYWQRQQALSQAVEAMYQRWSELEEKLGK; this is translated from the coding sequence ATGGCCGCATTGTTGCAGGTTCAGGCCTTAGGCAAGGCCTTTGGCGCACAGGAACTCTTCCGGGAACTCCGCTTCGGCATTGAGCCCGGCGACCGCATCGGGCTGATCGGCCCGAACGGTTCCGGCAAATCCACCCTGCTCCGCATTCTGGCAGGGCTGGAAACACCGGACAGCGGCGACATTGTGCTGCAAAAAGGGCTCGGCATCGGCTATCTGGCCCAGAGTGACCGCTTTGACGACAGCCAGAGCCTCTATGCCGCACTGGAGACTGCGGGCCGCGGGTTGCATCTGGGCGAAGCGGAGCTGCACATCCGAATACACACACTCCTCAGCCGTGCGGAATTTACCGACTCCAGCCAAAGGGTGGCAGCGCTCTCCGGCGGCCTGCGCAAGCGACTGGCCCTGTGCCGCGCCCTGCTGTCCAGGCCGGAACTGCTCATCCTGGACGAACCCACGAACCATCTGGACATTGCGGGCATCCTCTGGCTGGAGCAGCTTCTGACCGCGAACTGGCCGGACAGCCCCCAGGCCTGCCTTGTGGTCAGCCATGACCGCCGCTTTCTGGAAAATACAGTCAATCGGGTGATCGAACTCGACAGGGTGTATCCCCATGGTCTGTTTGCCAACAGGGGCGGGTATGCGGATTTTGTCGAGAAGCGGCGGGAGCTTCTGGAGAGCCGGAGAGTTCTGGAAGAGCGGCTTGCAAACGCCATGCGGCGGGAAACGGAGTGGCTGCGGCGCGGCCCCAAGGCGCGGGCCACCAAGGCCAAATACCGCATTGACGCAGCCAACCGTCTGCAGGAAGAACTGACCGGGCTGCAGACGCGCAACCGGGCACAGGGTCAGGCAGGCATCCATTTTGAGGGCACCGACCGCAAGACCAGAAAGCTGTTGGCAGCGCACGGACTGGCCAAGGCCTTTGAGCGCCCCCTCTTCTCCGGGCTGAACCTCCTGCTCACGCCCGGCCTCAAACTGGGACTGGCGGGCAACAATGGCTGCGGCAAATCCACACTGATGCGCATTCTGGCGGCCAGCGCGGAGGAGCGGCCGGAGCTGCTGCCAGACAGCGGAACCATCCGGCTTGCCGACAATGTGCGGATCGTAAGCTTTGACCAGAAACGTGAACAACTGGACCAGAGCCAGACCCTGCGCCGTGCCCTGGCGCCGGAGGGCGACAGTGTGGTGTATCAGGGACGAAGCCTGCACGTGGCGGGCTGGGCGCGTCGCTTCCTCTTTCGAGCCGACCAGCTTGAAACGCCGGTGGCCCGGCTTTCCGGCGGCGAGCAGGCGCGTATCCTCCTGGCCCGGCTCATGCTCCGGCCTGCGGACATCCTCCTTTTGGACGAGCCGACCAACGATCTGGACATCCCCTCACTGAACGTTCTGGAAGAGAGTCTGGCCGAATTTCCGGGCGCGCTGGTGCTGGTCACGCACGATCGCCTGCTTCTGGACCGGCTCTGCTCCGTGGTGCTGGGTTTTGACGGCCAGGGCCAATGCGCCTATTTTGCCGACTGCGGGCAGTGGCTGGACTGGCTCAGGGACAGGAGCGCCCAGAGCGCAGCGGCCAAAACCGCCCAGCCTGCGGGAAGGAGGCCCGATCCCCCAAAGAAGCAGGCCCGGCCCGGCCGCCTGTCCTATCTGGAGCAGCGGGAATACGAGCAGATGGAGGCGAACATTCTGAGCACCGAGGCGGAACTGGAGGCCCTGCAGTCCCGCATGCAGGAGCCGGACATCATGGCCGATGCCCAAAAGCTTGCCGAATACTGGCAAAGGCAGCAGGCCCTGAGCCAGGCGGTTGAGGCCATGTACCAGCGCTGGAGCGAACTGGAAGAGAAACTGGGCAAGTGA
- the folP gene encoding dihydropteroate synthase → MTQIMGILNVTPDSFSDGGRYCTEANLRARIQELLTDGADIIDVGGESTRPGAEPVPPEEELARVLPAVRAIREQSGLPVSIDTTKAEVARQALLAGANIVNDISALEEDPAMLAVLRESGAEVVLMHRQGEPRTMQLAPHYEDVVAEIAGYLVRRIECLEAAGIDRARMILDPGLGFGKTSAHNLAILRNLPAFTRLGCRLLIGHSRKSFLGEITGQREAQQRDLATALVSAFCAAQNVAILRVHNVAATREALMVQAALQGHINR, encoded by the coding sequence ATGACGCAAATCATGGGCATTTTGAACGTGACGCCGGATTCCTTTTCGGACGGGGGCCGGTACTGCACGGAGGCCAATCTGCGGGCACGCATTCAGGAACTGCTGACGGACGGAGCGGATATCATTGACGTGGGCGGCGAATCCACGCGGCCCGGTGCGGAGCCGGTGCCGCCCGAAGAGGAGCTGGCGCGGGTGTTGCCAGCGGTACGCGCCATCCGGGAGCAGAGCGGTCTGCCGGTTTCCATCGACACCACCAAGGCCGAGGTGGCCCGGCAGGCGCTGCTGGCGGGTGCGAACATCGTCAATGACATCAGCGCGCTGGAGGAAGACCCGGCCATGCTTGCCGTGCTGCGGGAGAGCGGGGCGGAGGTGGTGCTCATGCACCGGCAGGGCGAGCCGCGCACCATGCAACTGGCCCCGCATTATGAGGACGTGGTGGCGGAAATTGCGGGCTACCTTGTCCGCCGCATCGAATGCCTGGAGGCTGCGGGCATTGATCGTGCCCGCATGATTCTTGATCCCGGTCTGGGCTTTGGCAAGACAAGCGCTCACAATCTCGCCATTCTGCGCAATCTGCCGGCCTTTACCCGCCTTGGCTGCCGCCTGCTGATCGGCCATTCCCGCAAGAGCTTTCTGGGCGAAATCACGGGCCAGCGCGAAGCACAGCAACGGGATCTCGCCACCGCCCTGGTCTCTGCCTTCTGTGCCGCACAGAACGTCGCCATCCTGCGCGTCCACAACGTGGCCGCCACCAGGGAGGCGCTTATGGTGCAGGCTGCCCTGCAAGGGCACATCAACCGGTAG